A genome region from Arachis duranensis cultivar V14167 chromosome 8, aradu.V14167.gnm2.J7QH, whole genome shotgun sequence includes the following:
- the LOC107462349 gene encoding protein NDR1: MAEQHSCCSCCFSFIITMGLTALFFWLSLRVDQPKFYLESIYVPALNRSLPSTTKNDTVLFKMKFTNPNKDKGIKYDAVRVNISVFLSQNTTRLLSNSTAVAPFYQGRQKKAHKPSSASFVGNLTPAAGMDGKVYFRVDFATAVKYKILFWYTKRHGMWGGANVEINNGGVKVYPKPVRLGNEPPRIVNGAPVFRGGYRALLPLFLAAWIMRTR; this comes from the coding sequence ATGGCGGAGCAACACAGCTGCTGCTCATGCTGCTTCAGCTTCATAATAACCATGGGCCTCACCGCCCTCTTCTTCTGGCTCTCCCTCCGTGTTGACCAACCAAAATTCTATCTCGAGTCAATTTACGTTCCTGCCCTCAACAGATCCCTTCCGTCAACAACAAAAAACGACACCGTTTTATTCAAAATGAAGTTCACGAACCCTAACAAAGACAAAGGGATCAAATACGACGCCGTTCGGGTCAACATCTCCGTCTTCCTCTCCCAAAATACCACGCGCCTACTCTCCAACTCCACCGCCGTCGCTCCTTTCTACCAGGGCCGCCAGAAGAAGGCGCATAAGCCTAGCTCTGCCTCCTTCGTCGGAAACCTCACTCCGGCGGCGGGGATGGACGGGAAGGTGTATTTCCGGGTGGATTTTGCGACCGCGGTGAAGTACAAGATCTTGTTTTGGTACACGAAGCGACACGGTATGTGGGGAGGGGCAAATGTGGAAATTAACAATGGGGGTGTGAAGGTGTATCCAAAACCGGTGAGGCTTGGCAACGAGCCACCGAGGATCGTGAACGGCGCACCGGTCTTCCGTGGAGGCTATCGTGCGCTTCTTCCGCTATTCCTAGCCGCGTGGATAATGCGCACTCGTTGA
- the LOC107462293 gene encoding protein C2-DOMAIN ABA-RELATED 7-like produces MAQIYGVLKLRIQRGINLAIRDLRSSDPYVVVSMGTHQKLKTRIMHKDLNPEWNEELTLMVDDIKTPIHLKVFDKDMFSADDEMGEAVIDIRSYVKCWNKGLEKLPDGCVVKRIQPNENNYLAEESPCIWHNGTIIQRMLLKLRNVECGELLCELEWVSVLGSMGLLELQQLHA; encoded by the exons ATGGCCCAAATCTATGGTGTTCTCAAACTTAGGATTCAGAGAGGCATTAATCTCGCAATTCGCGATTTGCGTTCTAGTGATCCTTATGTTGTTGTCAGCATGGGTACTCATCAG AAACTGAAAACTAGGATCATGCATAAAGATCTCAATCCTGAGTGGAATGAAGAATTGACCCTTATGGTTGACGATATTAAAACTCCAATACATCTG AAAGTTTTCGACAAAGACATGTTCTCAGCAGATGATGAAATGGGTGAAGCAGTTATAGATATAAGGTCATATGTTAAGTGCTGGAACAAAGGATTGGAAAAACTCCCAGATGGTTGTGTAGTGAAAAGAATTCAGCCAAATGAAAATAACTATCTTGCAGAAGAGAGTCCCTGTATTTGGCACAATGGGACTATAATCCAACGTATGCTCTTAAAATTGAGAAATGTTGAGTGTGGTGAATTACTCTGTGAACTTGAATGGGTTAGTGTACTAGGTTCTATGGGCTTATTAGAGCTACAACAATTACATGCTTAA